In Bacteroidales bacterium, a single genomic region encodes these proteins:
- a CDS encoding nitroreductase family protein codes for MQIAINKDKCVACGKCVGICPADIFYKGEKGDILLQKEEACIGCGHCVSVCPHGAITHSLFPADKQQSFSYNDYPTPESLMTLIKARRSNRAITKKPIPQEVLKMIVEAAYLAPTATNSQNLEFTLITDIDKIRKVTSFTISTFYKIRKMLANKVVAPITKLLMPKAFAMVPMLDRLKAEFEKGNDKVMRNATAMLIISAPKGDRFGAENANLSYQNASLMAESLGVAQFYTGFVLTATRLNKGALEKELGIKGTICAGMALGMPQFKYVKYPIRKDIDFTQI; via the coding sequence GTGCAAATAGCAATTAACAAAGATAAATGTGTGGCATGTGGCAAATGTGTAGGCATTTGCCCTGCTGACATATTCTATAAAGGAGAGAAAGGAGATATTCTCCTTCAAAAAGAAGAGGCTTGTATCGGTTGCGGGCATTGTGTATCGGTGTGTCCTCATGGAGCTATAACACATTCGCTCTTCCCGGCAGATAAGCAACAATCATTCAGTTACAATGATTACCCAACGCCAGAATCATTGATGACACTTATAAAAGCACGTCGTTCAAATAGGGCAATAACAAAGAAACCAATACCCCAAGAGGTGCTAAAAATGATTGTTGAGGCAGCATATCTTGCACCAACAGCCACCAATTCTCAAAATTTAGAGTTCACTCTAATAACAGATATTGATAAAATTCGCAAAGTAACATCGTTTACCATATCAACATTTTACAAAATACGCAAAATGTTGGCAAACAAGGTTGTTGCCCCAATAACAAAACTGTTAATGCCAAAAGCCTTTGCAATGGTGCCTATGCTTGACCGTCTAAAAGCAGAGTTTGAAAAAGGAAACGATAAGGTAATGCGAAATGCAACCGCTATGCTTATAATATCAGCACCAAAAGGAGACAGATTTGGAGCAGAGAATGCCAATCTCTCATATCAAAATGCTTCACTAATGGCAGAGAGTTTAGGTGTCGCACAATTCTATACAGGATTTGTATTGACAGCAACCCGCCTTAATAAAGGGGCACTTGAAAAAGAGTTGGGGATAAAAGGAACAATCTGTGCAGGAATGGCACTCGGAATGCCCCAATTCAAATATGTAAAATACCCAATCCGAAAAGATATTGAC